One Natrinema marinum genomic window carries:
- a CDS encoding DNA double-strand break repair nuclease NurA: MTLDPVHFDGIADLARRIDHGADERDRRAFAETVWESFLDPLTQDGRTVLEPVDEQARRFVDCESVALRDREFPTEHGLDAGTINPTTFKNGLVIDIAQAAMSATPSDLDLHRSRTTVMTVHSNDETMTVDETWGKFDEGYSRSRAVKIPPLPRFAEGVVHALALYLAESTHARDHAETVSDLLVLDGPLYPRGLLRWADQHPDLADFLLDDPRPTTVLENYVRLVETFVDRDVPLVGFVKNPATRVLTRTLKSKRDVDVSVPWSDDSALFTRLLERGEYVDDVDGDRWERDTSALTYTNWFVSRGGVDRPLSAGGDALGVDRRLEHEAYEVTFFVVYDPRDDLLYRVEAPYAFTSDPETRERLTMQLLQDVAVAHGPPTIVEKADELARISNAEKASLRETLEDRFETVQNRTYDDHRWDDQPY, translated from the coding sequence ATGACGCTCGATCCGGTCCACTTCGACGGAATCGCGGACCTCGCGAGGCGGATCGACCACGGGGCCGACGAGCGGGACCGTCGAGCCTTCGCCGAAACCGTCTGGGAGTCGTTTCTCGACCCGCTGACTCAAGACGGGCGCACGGTCCTCGAGCCGGTCGACGAGCAAGCGCGGCGATTCGTCGACTGCGAGTCCGTCGCGCTGCGCGACCGCGAGTTTCCGACCGAACACGGGCTCGACGCGGGGACGATCAATCCGACGACGTTCAAGAACGGACTCGTCATCGACATCGCGCAGGCGGCGATGAGCGCGACGCCCAGCGACCTCGACCTCCACCGGTCGCGGACGACGGTGATGACGGTCCACTCGAACGACGAGACGATGACCGTCGACGAGACGTGGGGCAAGTTCGACGAGGGCTACAGTCGGAGCCGCGCGGTCAAGATCCCGCCGCTGCCGCGCTTCGCCGAGGGCGTCGTCCACGCCCTCGCGCTGTACCTCGCCGAGAGCACCCACGCCCGCGACCACGCCGAAACGGTCTCCGATCTGCTCGTCCTCGACGGGCCGCTGTACCCGCGCGGCCTGTTGCGCTGGGCCGATCAACACCCCGACCTCGCCGATTTCCTGCTCGACGATCCGCGGCCGACGACGGTCCTCGAGAACTACGTCCGCCTCGTCGAGACGTTCGTCGACCGCGACGTGCCGCTCGTCGGGTTCGTCAAAAACCCCGCGACGCGCGTGCTGACGCGGACGCTCAAATCAAAACGCGACGTCGACGTCAGCGTCCCATGGAGCGACGACTCGGCGCTTTTCACTCGCCTGCTCGAGCGCGGCGAGTACGTCGACGACGTCGACGGCGACCGCTGGGAACGGGATACTTCGGCGCTGACCTACACGAACTGGTTCGTCTCGCGCGGCGGCGTCGACCGCCCGCTTTCCGCCGGCGGAGACGCGCTCGGCGTCGATCGACGGCTCGAGCACGAGGCCTACGAGGTCACCTTTTTCGTCGTTTACGACCCGCGCGACGACCTGCTGTACCGCGTCGAGGCCCCCTACGCGTTCACCAGCGATCCCGAGACGCGCGAGCGCCTGACGATGCAACTGCTCCAGGACGTGGCCGTCGCCCACGGCCCGCCGACCATCGTCGAAAAAGCCGACGAACTCGCCCGGATCAGCAACGCCGAGAAGGCCTCGCTGCGCGAGACGCTCGAGGACCGGTTCGAGACGGTGCAGAATCGCACCTACGACGACCACCGGTGGGACGATCAGCCGTACTAG
- a CDS encoding DUF7113 family protein: MLMVRGRAGGTELTGTLYERGERAPSFSGAPDEDAAYVWVCDEFYEVDSGGSIQQVDGREVNLAFESPMPRGFDTRDQALEGAKEHIRTQFARIGVDPADVDLEIEKNDA, encoded by the coding sequence ATGCTCATGGTACGCGGTCGCGCCGGCGGGACGGAACTCACGGGGACGCTGTACGAGCGGGGTGAGCGAGCCCCCTCGTTCAGCGGCGCCCCCGACGAAGACGCCGCGTACGTGTGGGTCTGCGACGAGTTCTACGAGGTCGACAGCGGCGGCTCGATCCAGCAGGTCGACGGCCGCGAGGTCAACCTCGCGTTCGAATCGCCCATGCCGCGGGGCTTCGATACGCGCGACCAGGCCCTCGAGGGGGCCAAAGAACACATCCGAACGCAGTTCGCGCGGATCGGGGTCGACCCCGCGGACGTCGACCTCGAGATCGAGAAGAACGACGCCTAG
- a CDS encoding helix-turn-helix domain-containing protein: MSSDAHLGGDNTPDPLANVPVECYEILRDPRRLRLLQVLGTRRTRLTLAELTTALLERTATDASTGQARHDVRIGLVHNHLPRLEEYDIVDWTDDGVALVDEPPVHPADISVLLDICETERAEQLLETLVDPVRMRLLSVLEGGGRPLSVDQLAAELTALDGGPLSNTDRAKIALHHSHLPAMADAGVLEYDPESGLVTQYDHAVSLVQ, encoded by the coding sequence ATGAGTTCGGACGCTCACCTCGGCGGCGACAACACACCCGACCCACTCGCGAACGTCCCGGTTGAGTGTTACGAGATCCTTCGTGACCCCCGTCGGTTGCGCCTCCTTCAGGTCCTCGGCACCCGTCGGACGCGGCTCACTCTCGCCGAACTGACGACGGCACTGCTCGAGCGAACGGCGACCGACGCCTCGACCGGTCAGGCGCGACACGACGTTCGGATCGGCCTCGTTCACAACCACCTGCCGCGACTCGAGGAGTACGACATCGTCGACTGGACCGACGACGGCGTCGCGCTCGTCGACGAACCGCCCGTCCACCCCGCCGATATCTCCGTGCTCCTCGATATCTGCGAGACCGAGCGCGCCGAACAACTCCTCGAGACGCTCGTCGACCCCGTCCGGATGCGACTCCTCTCCGTGCTCGAGGGCGGCGGCCGGCCGCTGTCGGTCGACCAGCTCGCGGCCGAACTGACCGCGCTCGACGGCGGGCCGCTGTCGAACACCGACCGCGCGAAGATCGCGCTCCACCACTCTCACCTGCCCGCGATGGCCGACGCAGGCGTCCTCGAGTACGATCCCGAGTCGGGGCTGGTGACTCAGTACGATCACGCCGTCTCACTCGTTCAGTAG
- a CDS encoding cohesin domain-containing protein yields MFPEPDDHGNRVEAVPSAEQAVTLGIVVLIALSGAGVAGSAVAIDQVAILSPDRAQVAVAPGETVEIDVTLQSGGGHGGEGISAVTLVAQYNPEYVQVTDIERGPWLEGDGTEVRTATAIAHEQGTAIVEQRRVPAAGGTTGDGTVATLTVRIAADAPAGTTTVSFAESDLETTGDWPLAVVDESATVAIDGGGEPLEPFDHPDPDDLGLALEPNASDAATGSSGADDSGSGTAGSAGGAPIPGFTTELALAAVALAAGALWIGRDGRHR; encoded by the coding sequence ATGTTCCCAGAGCCCGACGACCACGGCAACCGAGTCGAGGCCGTGCCGAGCGCCGAACAGGCTGTTACTCTCGGTATCGTCGTCCTGATCGCCCTCTCGGGGGCGGGGGTCGCAGGATCGGCCGTCGCAATCGATCAGGTCGCGATCCTCTCGCCCGACCGAGCGCAGGTCGCGGTCGCCCCCGGCGAAACGGTCGAGATAGACGTCACCCTCCAGAGCGGCGGCGGCCACGGCGGCGAAGGCATCAGTGCCGTGACGCTGGTCGCCCAGTACAACCCCGAGTACGTCCAGGTGACCGATATAGAGCGCGGCCCGTGGCTCGAGGGTGACGGTACCGAGGTCCGAACCGCGACGGCCATCGCCCACGAGCAGGGAACGGCGATCGTCGAGCAACGACGCGTGCCGGCCGCGGGGGGAACGACCGGCGACGGGACGGTCGCGACACTGACCGTTCGAATCGCCGCGGACGCCCCGGCCGGGACGACGACGGTCTCCTTCGCCGAGAGCGACCTCGAGACGACCGGCGACTGGCCGCTCGCCGTCGTCGACGAGTCCGCCACCGTCGCGATCGACGGCGGCGGCGAGCCCCTCGAGCCGTTCGATCATCCCGATCCCGACGACCTGGGGCTCGCGCTCGAGCCGAACGCGTCGGACGCGGCGACCGGCTCGAGCGGAGCCGACGATTCCGGCAGCGGAACGGCTGGTAGCGCCGGTGGTGCGCCGATTCCGGGCTTCACGACCGAACTCGCGCTGGCGGCCGTCGCGCTCGCGGCGGGGGCGCTGTGGATCGGGCGGGACGGTCGTCACAGATAA
- a CDS encoding ATP-binding protein — MTDLGDFGDFDADADSDDGAAADATGSSPSSSGSDGQGSASASATTDGTASEFESTPVEPSGDDVGIGAICVSQGLRVAEDGEETSLRAYVTRGNRSSIRIGSYLLAPYPDGETLFCRITGLEYAQQYHADDATEIHARRAMRTDGIDESDYKFVAELEPVAVLYDDDGELKRRMTDRVPKPQTVIRQADDTEEIKTGLKMPDDGVFLGHLSVGGEKVRTAASPPTIDYRLKDDYDAGDPLVFRHTLVAGGTGSGKTHGAKNILRQYLDADRTYPMDDGREVTPAVVQFDPQDEYAQMHDDNPELDDEFARRLEREGIAYGGHDETTAFVPNVGSASYAAGHHRAEQVEFTIPFSMVHDNPWLVAGSGLNDNQYGALVSVLLPRFRKQYGDGGTYEEFTTFLDDPALREELDESGRVHEATFDAVRRRVLGFGHVFDQDARPITELVHEFVRPGGLTVVPTYHINDSRATEAIVLAVSSLIIDQKLSNDPDYDRIKETPLVLGMDEAHNFLTDADSVQAGKVITKFTEAAKQGRKERLGLFLITQDPQDIHDAVFKQINTTVVLNLGDEDAIKSVNIPSNLESKVPYMEKGQMVVYSPDNSEPVELIGLPKCLTRHGRD; from the coding sequence ATGACCGATCTGGGAGACTTCGGCGATTTCGACGCCGACGCCGACTCCGACGACGGCGCGGCGGCCGACGCAACCGGTTCCTCGCCGTCGTCTTCGGGGTCCGACGGACAGGGGAGCGCGAGCGCGAGTGCGACGACCGACGGGACCGCAAGCGAGTTCGAATCGACGCCGGTCGAGCCCAGCGGGGACGATGTCGGCATCGGCGCGATCTGTGTCTCCCAGGGGCTGCGCGTCGCCGAGGACGGCGAGGAGACCTCCCTGCGGGCGTACGTCACGCGCGGTAACCGCTCGTCGATCCGCATCGGGAGCTACCTGCTCGCGCCCTACCCCGACGGCGAGACGCTCTTCTGTCGCATCACGGGACTCGAGTACGCCCAACAGTACCACGCCGACGACGCGACGGAGATCCACGCCCGCCGGGCGATGCGCACCGACGGGATCGACGAGTCCGATTACAAGTTCGTCGCCGAACTCGAGCCGGTCGCCGTCCTCTACGACGATGACGGCGAACTGAAACGGCGGATGACCGACCGGGTACCGAAGCCGCAGACGGTGATCCGACAGGCCGACGACACCGAGGAGATCAAGACCGGACTGAAGATGCCCGACGACGGCGTTTTCCTGGGTCACCTCTCGGTCGGCGGCGAGAAAGTCCGTACTGCCGCCTCGCCTCCCACCATCGACTATCGACTGAAAGACGACTACGACGCGGGCGATCCGCTGGTCTTCCGGCACACGCTCGTCGCCGGCGGCACGGGGTCGGGGAAGACCCACGGCGCGAAGAACATCCTACGCCAGTACCTCGACGCCGACCGGACCTACCCGATGGACGACGGCCGCGAGGTCACACCCGCCGTCGTCCAGTTCGACCCGCAGGACGAGTACGCCCAGATGCACGACGACAACCCCGAGTTGGACGACGAGTTCGCGCGCCGACTCGAGCGCGAGGGGATCGCCTACGGCGGCCACGACGAGACGACCGCCTTCGTGCCGAACGTGGGATCGGCGTCGTACGCCGCGGGCCACCACCGCGCCGAGCAAGTCGAGTTCACGATCCCCTTCTCGATGGTCCACGACAACCCGTGGCTGGTCGCGGGCAGCGGCCTCAACGACAACCAGTACGGCGCGCTCGTCAGCGTGCTTCTGCCGCGGTTCCGCAAGCAGTACGGCGATGGGGGGACCTACGAGGAGTTCACGACCTTCCTCGACGACCCCGCGCTGCGCGAAGAACTCGACGAGTCCGGGCGGGTCCACGAGGCGACCTTCGACGCGGTCCGGCGGCGGGTGCTCGGCTTCGGTCACGTCTTCGATCAGGACGCGCGCCCGATCACCGAACTGGTCCACGAGTTCGTCCGCCCTGGCGGGCTCACCGTGGTGCCGACCTACCACATCAACGACAGCCGGGCGACCGAAGCGATCGTCCTCGCGGTCTCGTCGCTGATCATCGACCAGAAGCTCTCGAACGATCCCGACTACGACCGGATCAAGGAGACCCCGCTCGTGCTGGGCATGGACGAGGCCCACAACTTCCTGACTGACGCCGATTCGGTGCAGGCGGGGAAGGTCATCACGAAGTTCACCGAGGCCGCTAAACAGGGCCGCAAGGAACGGCTCGGCCTCTTTCTCATCACGCAGGACCCACAGGACATCCACGACGCTGTCTTCAAACAGATCAACACCACCGTCGTCCTCAATCTCGGCGACGAGGACGCCATCAAGAGCGTCAACATCCCGAGCAACCTCGAGTCGAAAGTCCCCTACATGGAGAAGGGCCAGATGGTCGTCTACTCGCCGGACAACTCCGAGCCGGTCGAACTGATCGGCCTCCCGAAGTGTCTGACCCGCCACGGACGGGACTGA
- a CDS encoding molybdopterin-dependent oxidoreductase, with protein MSFRPGALVRTAAAAVKPPPRLVDWSLLVLVVLEAVSGAVSFTVGTPAGWPVFWLHRIVGLTFVALLGFKLARVRHRLTDPGQWRPSTLLSVLTAVGAVGALATGIAWAFGLDVRLSYWTLLSVHVGFGLALVPLVVWHLTTRFRLPSRRDFDRRRTTLQYTALLLGGAVTYRLQEVANHRLETRGADRRFTGSQPRRGTGNEGFPVTSWVADDPDPVDRSDWTLTVRGEISTPLEYAYGDLASDSEAEALLDCTSGWYTSRRWRGVRIGDLLDAAEVGDDAKFVRFVSVTGYRWSLPIDEARRALLATHVDDERLSHGHGAPLRLVAPGRRGFQWVKWVERVDVRSRDDPAQWLVTLISGFD; from the coding sequence ATGAGCTTCCGGCCAGGAGCGCTCGTTCGGACTGCCGCGGCTGCAGTCAAACCGCCGCCGCGGCTCGTCGACTGGTCCCTGCTCGTGCTCGTCGTGCTCGAGGCCGTCTCGGGTGCCGTTTCGTTTACCGTGGGCACACCGGCGGGGTGGCCGGTGTTCTGGCTCCACCGAATCGTCGGCCTGACGTTCGTCGCGCTGCTGGGGTTCAAACTCGCGCGAGTCCGCCACCGCCTCACCGATCCCGGTCAGTGGCGGCCGTCCACGCTCCTGTCGGTGCTCACGGCGGTCGGGGCGGTGGGCGCGCTCGCGACGGGGATCGCCTGGGCCTTCGGCCTCGACGTTCGGCTCTCCTACTGGACGCTGTTGAGCGTCCACGTCGGGTTCGGGCTCGCCCTCGTCCCGCTGGTAGTGTGGCATCTGACGACCCGGTTTCGGCTCCCGAGTCGGCGCGACTTCGACCGTCGCCGAACGACGCTCCAGTACACGGCGTTGTTGCTCGGCGGCGCGGTCACCTACCGGCTGCAGGAAGTCGCGAATCACCGCCTCGAGACGCGCGGTGCCGACCGGCGGTTCACGGGCTCCCAGCCGCGACGTGGAACCGGTAACGAAGGATTCCCGGTCACCTCGTGGGTCGCGGACGATCCCGACCCGGTCGATCGGTCCGACTGGACGCTGACGGTCCGCGGCGAGATTTCGACGCCGCTCGAGTACGCGTACGGCGATCTGGCGTCGGACAGCGAGGCGGAAGCGCTACTCGACTGTACGAGCGGCTGGTACACCAGCCGACGGTGGCGCGGGGTTCGCATCGGCGACCTCCTCGATGCGGCCGAGGTCGGCGACGACGCGAAATTCGTCCGGTTCGTCTCGGTGACGGGGTACCGCTGGTCGCTCCCGATCGACGAGGCCCGACGGGCGCTACTCGCGACGCACGTCGACGACGAGCGGCTGAGCCACGGCCACGGGGCGCCGCTCCGTCTCGTAGCGCCCGGCCGTCGCGGGTTTCAGTGGGTGAAGTGGGTCGAACGGGTAGACGTCCGCTCGCGCGACGATCCGGCCCAGTGGCTCGTGACGCTGATCAGCGGCTTCGACTGA
- a CDS encoding alpha/beta hydrolase encodes MSDVLIPGGRDVRGTLEEPTDDPRAVVVACPPHPQHGGSRSDSRLVAVSDALREAGIACLRFDYGAWDGGHGEREDVRNAIRWAREEYDGRPVGVFGYSFGATLALLASADADPDAVAALAPTARLGDDLDALEALSAIERPLHVLYGERDTTVEWEPIVERARERGDEVTALSGDHFFAGDRDEIASTAGAFFERTLLESD; translated from the coding sequence ATGAGCGACGTGCTGATTCCCGGCGGTCGCGACGTTCGGGGCACCCTCGAGGAACCGACCGACGATCCGCGGGCGGTCGTCGTCGCCTGTCCGCCCCATCCCCAACACGGCGGGTCGCGCAGCGATTCGCGCCTCGTCGCGGTCAGCGACGCGCTTCGCGAGGCCGGCATCGCCTGTCTCCGGTTCGATTACGGCGCGTGGGACGGCGGCCACGGCGAGCGCGAGGACGTTCGCAACGCCATCCGGTGGGCGCGCGAGGAGTACGACGGCCGTCCGGTCGGCGTCTTCGGCTACAGCTTCGGCGCAACGCTCGCCCTGCTCGCATCTGCCGACGCCGATCCCGACGCCGTCGCCGCCCTCGCGCCGACGGCGCGACTCGGCGACGACCTCGACGCGCTCGAGGCGCTTTCGGCCATCGAACGCCCCCTCCACGTGCTCTACGGCGAGCGCGATACGACCGTCGAGTGGGAGCCGATCGTCGAGCGCGCCCGCGAGCGCGGCGACGAGGTCACCGCGCTATCCGGTGATCACTTCTTCGCCGGCGATCGAGACGAGATCGCGAGCACGGCCGGTGCGTTCTTCGAGCGGACGCTGCTCGAGTCGGACTGA
- a CDS encoding M23 family metallopeptidase, translating to MTERIQTTESATLATRLRHRLRSFEPMYLALLGLLAIPSYVFDSLAVLEVFEVFFLFFLWPFISPLVDLALRRGADEEEREEPTDWIHMGDWREYAAWFLTMPLTFVNPLVLAQDFAQWLGTGVAFVRHRGTFPDAERYDQQTDYRLPFDGAWTVVNGSYDHDYSHSWFPVTQRYAYDFVITDADGRTSPDGSGSAVGSYYCYDEPILAPADGVVVDVFDTDFESPRGGGLSHPLKRDIRGCYAVIQHAPDEYSCLAHLVPGSVAVAPGDRVERGQEIGRCGHSGNSSEPHLHFQLQDHPRFELAAGLPIGFDDVDAAWPGANADDPEPTEDESIGELLEDAPNDGRTYITAGQRVTHVDRADGDSSPDGDDSEAVSVESATDGYRTATGSGEGIAGLQRGAFGACVGGGVAFLGPVVASRSTVALLLAAGVALAVGWWVRAAVLQRDRYEPRPGGLGIAVGLGLVAAAVRYGGAGTVLEIGTQTLGVLAFLVGFVGYVVLGEYDRRRLRVSFPVPDGPTSAALDAED from the coding sequence ATGACCGAACGGATACAGACCACCGAATCGGCCACGCTCGCCACGCGGCTTCGGCATCGGCTTCGGTCGTTCGAGCCGATGTATCTGGCCCTATTGGGCCTGTTGGCGATTCCGAGCTACGTCTTTGACTCGCTCGCGGTCCTCGAGGTTTTCGAGGTCTTCTTTCTCTTTTTCCTCTGGCCGTTCATCTCGCCGCTAGTAGATCTGGCGTTGCGACGCGGGGCCGACGAGGAAGAACGCGAGGAACCGACCGACTGGATCCACATGGGCGACTGGCGGGAGTACGCGGCGTGGTTCCTCACGATGCCGCTGACGTTCGTCAACCCCCTCGTGCTGGCACAGGACTTCGCCCAGTGGCTCGGCACCGGCGTCGCGTTCGTCCGCCACCGGGGGACGTTCCCCGACGCCGAGCGCTACGACCAGCAGACCGACTACCGACTGCCGTTCGACGGCGCGTGGACCGTCGTCAACGGCAGCTACGACCACGACTACTCCCACTCGTGGTTCCCGGTGACCCAGCGCTATGCCTACGACTTCGTGATCACCGACGCGGACGGGCGCACGTCCCCCGACGGCTCCGGGTCCGCGGTGGGTTCCTACTACTGCTACGACGAACCGATTCTGGCCCCCGCCGACGGCGTCGTGGTCGACGTCTTCGACACCGACTTCGAGTCGCCGCGCGGCGGCGGTCTCTCCCACCCGCTGAAACGGGACATCCGCGGCTGTTACGCCGTGATCCAGCACGCCCCCGACGAGTACAGCTGTCTCGCCCATCTGGTCCCCGGCAGCGTGGCGGTTGCCCCCGGGGACCGCGTCGAACGCGGGCAGGAGATCGGGCGCTGTGGCCACTCGGGAAACTCCTCGGAACCACACCTCCACTTCCAACTGCAGGACCACCCCCGGTTCGAACTCGCGGCGGGGCTCCCGATCGGCTTCGACGACGTCGACGCGGCGTGGCCCGGCGCGAACGCGGACGACCCAGAGCCCACCGAGGACGAATCGATCGGCGAACTGCTCGAGGACGCCCCGAACGACGGTCGCACGTACATCACGGCCGGCCAACGCGTCACCCACGTCGACCGGGCCGACGGAGACTCGAGTCCGGACGGGGACGACAGCGAAGCGGTCTCAGTCGAGAGCGCGACGGACGGCTACCGAACGGCGACCGGAAGCGGGGAGGGGATCGCCGGGTTGCAACGCGGCGCGTTCGGGGCCTGCGTCGGCGGCGGCGTCGCGTTTCTCGGCCCCGTCGTCGCCTCCCGCTCCACCGTCGCGCTCTTGCTGGCCGCCGGCGTCGCGCTCGCGGTCGGCTGGTGGGTCCGGGCGGCGGTGTTGCAACGGGACCGCTACGAGCCCCGACCGGGCGGCCTCGGCATCGCCGTCGGTCTCGGGCTCGTCGCCGCGGCCGTCCGCTACGGCGGGGCAGGCACGGTCCTCGAGATCGGGACCCAGACGCTCGGCGTGCTGGCCTTCCTCGTCGGCTTCGTCGGCTACGTCGTCCTCGGAGAGTACGACCGGCGCCGCCTGCGCGTGTCGTTCCCCGTCCCTGACGGGCCCACGTCCGCGGCCCTCGACGCCGAGGATTGA
- a CDS encoding winged helix-turn-helix domain-containing protein → MSPDDESAAAVRDAFSLLGHEIRLEILLALLEDWHAVYTEPRSYAELMDAIGMRDSGKFNYHLDKLRGVYVREVEGGYVPTAAVTALYRAVLAHRPAERPADQTPSDPTPIDSRCPRCDAGAVLRYERGFVTVACSACEEWPGFTYPFPKNGFAGRSADAVARETARRARFHVGLARTGQCPFCAGTTTVDPCLEDGADAVEISCDTCTFLVGIDPLSPLVRDGRVAAVLADIGVDLERPDWELPEPTVRIESREPVRIALAVEGDTGTVTIVVDGSLTVRSIDVDR, encoded by the coding sequence ATGAGCCCGGACGACGAGTCGGCGGCCGCGGTTCGGGACGCGTTCTCCCTGCTCGGTCACGAGATCCGCCTCGAGATCCTGCTGGCCTTGCTCGAGGACTGGCACGCAGTCTACACGGAGCCGCGATCGTACGCGGAGTTGATGGATGCGATCGGCATGCGCGACAGCGGGAAGTTCAACTACCACCTCGACAAGCTTCGGGGGGTCTACGTCCGGGAGGTCGAGGGCGGCTACGTGCCGACGGCGGCGGTGACGGCGCTGTACCGGGCCGTGCTGGCTCATCGGCCGGCCGAACGACCGGCGGACCAGACGCCGTCCGACCCGACGCCGATCGACTCGCGGTGTCCCCGCTGTGACGCGGGGGCGGTGCTGCGATACGAACGGGGATTCGTCACCGTCGCGTGTTCGGCCTGCGAGGAGTGGCCCGGCTTCACGTATCCGTTCCCGAAAAACGGGTTCGCGGGACGGAGCGCGGACGCGGTCGCGCGCGAAACCGCGCGCCGCGCCCGGTTCCACGTCGGCTTGGCTCGGACCGGACAGTGTCCCTTCTGTGCGGGGACGACGACCGTCGATCCCTGCCTCGAGGACGGGGCCGACGCCGTCGAGATCTCCTGTGATACCTGCACGTTCCTCGTCGGCATCGATCCGCTCTCGCCGCTGGTTCGGGACGGCCGCGTCGCCGCGGTGCTTGCCGATATCGGCGTCGACCTCGAGCGCCCGGACTGGGAACTTCCCGAGCCGACGGTACGGATCGAGTCCCGAGAGCCGGTCCGAATCGCGCTCGCGGTCGAGGGCGATACCGGAACGGTGACGATCGTCGTCGACGGCTCGCTCACCGTCCGATCGATCGATGTCGATCGGTAG
- a CDS encoding PspA/IM30 family protein, translated as MGILSRTSYVIRSKLNSILNRAEDPTETLDYSYEQMRDQLQQVKRGIADLTTQKKRLEMQKRRLEENVDKHNDQARTAVQQGREDLARRALEKKKTKMNQIEDLERQISDLQSQQDKLIKQKDELQTRIEEFRTKKETMKARHEAAKASSSVSEAMTATGEEFEDVGRAIERAEEQTEDMEARAAAMDELHESGAFEDVMSDKDDIDRELEQLETDSGVEAELETLKSEVGAGETDSDAEPEADTETEPAADASEDELTELEADDQEDVEAELAELQDEENA; from the coding sequence ATGGGCATCCTCTCTCGGACCTCCTACGTCATCCGGTCGAAGCTCAACTCGATACTCAACCGGGCCGAGGATCCGACCGAAACGCTGGACTACTCCTACGAGCAGATGCGAGACCAGCTCCAGCAGGTCAAACGCGGTATCGCCGATCTCACCACGCAGAAAAAGCGCCTCGAGATGCAAAAGCGCCGCCTCGAGGAGAACGTCGACAAACACAACGATCAGGCCCGCACCGCCGTCCAGCAGGGCCGAGAGGATCTGGCGCGACGCGCCCTAGAGAAGAAGAAGACGAAGATGAACCAGATCGAGGATCTGGAGCGCCAGATCTCCGATCTCCAGAGCCAGCAGGACAAGCTGATCAAGCAAAAAGACGAACTCCAGACTCGCATCGAGGAGTTCCGCACGAAAAAGGAAACGATGAAGGCGCGCCACGAGGCCGCGAAGGCCAGTTCCTCGGTCTCGGAAGCGATGACCGCAACCGGCGAGGAGTTCGAGGACGTCGGCCGCGCAATCGAACGCGCCGAGGAACAGACCGAGGATATGGAGGCCCGCGCTGCCGCGATGGACGAACTCCACGAATCCGGCGCGTTCGAGGACGTCATGTCCGACAAAGATGACATCGACCGCGAACTCGAGCAACTCGAGACCGACAGCGGCGTCGAGGCCGAACTCGAGACGCTCAAGTCCGAGGTCGGCGCGGGCGAGACCGACTCGGACGCCGAGCCCGAGGCCGATACGGAGACCGAACCGGCGGCGGACGCCAGCGAGGACGAACTCACGGAACTCGAGGCAGACGATCAGGAAGACGTCGAGGCCGAACTCGCGGAGCTACAGGACGAGGAGAACGCTTAA
- a CDS encoding FxLYD domain-containing protein, with protein sequence MTGSGPASRRRVLASVGTGIAAAIAGCSGGGLGGEPTYEEGTVDIGNVSANASRSTSEMATAAALATQQSSTSVTPLGSLALLDHEFVLESGYLGSTIQGTVENDGSSRIRTAEVRTRVYDDTGTLLGRYLATTGDLNAGSTWAFQVIVLEAPADVASYDIAVLGTPT encoded by the coding sequence ATGACCGGGTCGGGGCCCGCGAGCCGACGGCGCGTTCTCGCGTCGGTCGGTACGGGGATCGCGGCCGCGATCGCGGGCTGTAGCGGCGGCGGCCTCGGCGGCGAGCCGACCTACGAGGAGGGCACCGTCGACATCGGGAACGTCAGTGCTAACGCCAGCCGATCGACGAGCGAGATGGCGACGGCAGCGGCGCTGGCCACCCAGCAGTCGAGCACGTCGGTCACGCCGCTTGGCTCTCTCGCGTTGCTCGACCACGAGTTCGTCCTCGAGAGTGGCTATCTCGGCTCGACTATCCAGGGAACGGTCGAAAACGACGGCAGCAGTCGCATCCGGACCGCCGAAGTGCGGACGCGAGTCTACGACGACACGGGAACCCTCCTCGGCCGGTATCTCGCCACTACCGGCGACCTCAACGCCGGCTCGACGTGGGCGTTTCAGGTCATCGTCCTCGAGGCCCCCGCAGATGTCGCGAGCTACGATATCGCGGTTCTGGGAACGCCGACGTGA